In Pseudomonas sp. HR96, the DNA window GCATCGGCAATCTGCTGGACAACGCCCTGCGCTATGGCGGCGCGACCTTGATCGACATCCAGGACAGCCGTCGCGAGCTGCTGATCCGCGTTATCGACCACGGGCCCGGCATCAGCGCAGAGCAGCGCGAGGCCGTGTTCGAGCCGTTCTATCGCCTGGAAGGCTCGCGCAATCGCAATTCGGGGGGCGTGGGCCTGGGCATGACCATCGCCCGCGAAGCGGTGCAGCGGCTGGGCGGCGAACTGCGTCTGGAAGAAACACCTGGCGGCGGTTTAACGGCAGTGGTGCGCCTGCCAAGGGCTTGACGTCAGTAACCCGGGCGATACACAAGACGCACACGCCTGACAAATTGTTACCAGATGCTACGCAAGTCGACACGCAGATGTCGGCCGACCTAGCCTCCGGAGCATTCACATGATCAGCAGCGTCAGCAGTTCCCTGTCGAGCTATCTCTCCTCGACCAGCACCACGAGCACCATCACTGCCAATGCCAAGAAATTTCAGCAACAGTTGCTGAGCAAGCTCGACACCGACGGTGACGGCAAGATCACCCAGGCCGAACTGAAGACCGCGGTGTCCGACAGCTCCAGCAGCAGCTCTACGTCCGGCCAGGGCTCGGACGGCGTGCTGGTCAGCCTGAGCAAGGACTTCAGCAAACTGGACAGCGATTCGGACGGCAGCCTCAGCCTCGACGAACTGGCCGCCATGACCCCGCCACCGATGCCGCCTCAGGGCGACAGCGGCGCACCGTCCACGGACGCTGTCGACCAACTGATGAGCGCCATCGACAGCAGCGGCGACGGCAGCATCAGCAGCGACGAACTGAGCACGGCCCTGACCAAGGCCGGCGACACCACCGACAGCAGCAGCGCCGTGTTCTCGCTGCTCGACACCAACCAGGACGGCACCGTCAGCTCCGACGAACTGGCGGCCGCCATGACCCCGCCACCACCACCGCCGGCCCAGGCCACTTCGTCCAGCGCCGCGGCCAGCGACCTGTTCAGCGCCCTGGACAGCGATGGCAGCGGCAGCATCAGCGAAAGCGAACTGGCCAGCGCCTTGAGCTCGTCCAGCGACAACTCCTCCAGCGACAGCTCCAGCTCGTCTTCCAACACTTCGAGCGACAGCCTGGCCAGCCTGCTTGGCAGCACCTCGTCGACGTCCACCGACAGCGACACTGCCAAGAGCATCGAAGCTGCCGCCCTGGCCAAGATGATCGCCAGCCTGAGCAAGCAGTATCAGCTCAACGCCACCCAGTCGCTGGGCAGCCAGGTGACTACGGCGGCCTGATCGGCGCCGCTGCACGCTCTTGTGGAAGGGGGGCGCAGGCCGGTTTGATCTGCAGGATCGCCTGCAAAAAGCTTTGTGGCTGCGCCCCCCTCCCACCTATGGCTGAACCGCGCGCCCTTGAGCGGCCTAGGTCGGCTGCCGTTTGCGCGTCCAGTCCAGCAGCAAGCTGTAGGCCACCGCCAGCAGCGTCGGCCCGATGAACAGGCCAATGAAGCCGAAGGCCAGCAACCCGCCAAACACCCCAAGCAACACGATCACCAGCGGCAGGTTGCCGCCGCGGCTGATCAGGTAAGGTTTCAGCACGTTGTCCACCCCGCTGATCACCAGCGTGCCCCAGATCGCCATGAACACCGCCATGCCGTAATGGCTCTGCCACACCAGCCAGGCCGTCACCGGCAGCCAGATCAGCGGCGGGCCCATGGGAATCAGGCTGAGCAGGAAGGTGCCGATGCCCAACACCAGGGCCCCGGGCACTCCGGCGATGAGAAAGCCGACCAGGGCCAGCAGGCCTTGCGCTGCGGCCGTGCCGATCACCCCGTTGACCACCCGCTGCACCGTACCGGCCACCAGGTCGAGATAGTAGGCGGCGCGGTCGCCGATCAGGCGCTCGAGCAGGCCCAGCACGAACGCCGCCAGGCGCGGGCCGTCGCGATAGAAGAAGAACACGAACACCAGGCTCAAGGTCAGCTCCAGCAGGCCGCTGCCGATCTGCGCGCTGCGGGCCAGGAGGAAGTTGCCGACCTGACCGAAGTACGGCTTGGCGCTGGCCAGCATCGCCGCACCCTGGTGGTCAAGGGTGTCCCACACCGACACCAGCCGTTCGCCGACCAGCGGGATGCCCGCCAGCCAGTCCGGCGCTGCCGGCAGACCGTCAACCCGCACGTCGCGGATGAACAACGTGGCATCGCGAATGTGATCGGCCAGGTTGAACCCCAGCCACACCAGCGGCAGCACCACCAGCAGCATCCAGCACAGGGTCAGGATGCCAGCGGCAAGGGTCTCGCGGCCGCCCAGCCAGTGCGTCAGGTGGCGCATCAACGGCCAGCTGGCATAAGCCAGGATGGCGCCCCACAGCAGCGCCGAAATGAACGGCGCGAGCACCCACAAGCAGGCGCCAAACAGCGCCAGCAGCAGAATCTGCACCAGCAGTCGATCGTTGTTGAACATTGCAGTTGCTTACCCGGTAGAGACGGTCAGGGGATCGGCCATCAGCGTAGCCATTCTACATGCAGCCCCGGTGTGTCCGTGGTGCCGTCTTCCAGCCTGGCCGCGCGCACGCCCGCGGCGGCGAGCGCCTGACGCCAGGCATCGGCGTGGGCCCCGGAGAGGCTGACGCGCATCGTCACGTCCTGATTGAGCGTGCGCGCCAGCAGGGCCGACCAGTTGGGCGACGGCTCGCCGGCCAGCGCCGGATAGTCGAGAACGCCGGTGCTGCGCAGTTCGCGCAGTACGGTACCGGAGGTCGGCAGCAACTCGCCCAGCGGCAGGTTGCCTTGCCATTGCTCGGCATGCAGGTAGGCGCGGCGGTTGCCGCGAGTGATGCTGTACAGAGCGACCAGCTGATTGTCATCGGGCGCGGCCCGCCGCAGCAGGAGAAACGCCTGCTGCTCGTCGGCGCCATACAGGCGCGAATTGCCGAAGATCTCGTTGGCCCACAGGCTGCTCTCGCCGCACTCGCGGGCTTCGCACCAGTACAGCAACTGTGCGCCCTCGGCCTGCAAGGCCGTGCGCGCCGTGGTGAAGGCCTGCACGGCGCTGTGCTCGGCGGGCAACTCCCAGGTGAAGGAGGTCAGCTCGCCCTTGCCGGCGACCTGGGCGTCCATGCGCAGCTGGCCGCTGATCTTGCGCACGGCGCCCATCGGGTACACGCGGTCCTGCTGGCTGGTCGCGCGCGGGTCGACCACCGTGGCATCGGCTGGGGCAAGCGCGTCGAGGCTGGCGGCCTGGCTGAGGCCGGCCCAGGCGAGGGGCAAGGCCAGGGCTAGCCAGGGCAATCGGGAGAACAGACTCATCGGCGCAGGACGCCGGCTGAAGGATAAGGCAGAGGTCGCATGGCAGGCTCCGTGAATGACTGGCCAAGCCTCGACACTTGCCCGATGCAAGTCAAGGAACTGCAAAGAAGCTATTGATACAACGTGCTACAGAAGCCGCACCGGCTTCATCGTTCAAGTGCAGGTGGTGGTCACCGGGCAGCCGCTGCACGTCGAACGGCAGGCGTGCCAGCAGGTCCTGGCGCGCGGCCAGAATGCCCTGCTCGGCGACGATCAGGCACGTCGGGCAGCGCACCTGGTCGACATAGGCCAGGGCCTGCTCCTCGGTCAGCCGGGCGGGCGACGGCAGGGTCAGGCGGCTGTCACTGCGCCAGCTGTAACCACCCGGCACCGGCGCCAGGCCGCGTCCGGCGAGCAGCTCGGCGGCTTCGCGGCTGACCGGCACCTTGCCGTGCATGCGCGCCTGCACGGCGCGGTCCATGTCCACGTAGACGCCCTTGCGCTTGTTGCGCCACTGCAGTTGCGCCTGCAAGGCCTCGCCCAGGCGCTGCGCCGCCCCAGTGGCGTCACCG includes these proteins:
- the xopAW gene encoding EF-hand domain-containing protein; amino-acid sequence: MISSVSSSLSSYLSSTSTTSTITANAKKFQQQLLSKLDTDGDGKITQAELKTAVSDSSSSSSTSGQGSDGVLVSLSKDFSKLDSDSDGSLSLDELAAMTPPPMPPQGDSGAPSTDAVDQLMSAIDSSGDGSISSDELSTALTKAGDTTDSSSAVFSLLDTNQDGTVSSDELAAAMTPPPPPPAQATSSSAAASDLFSALDSDGSGSISESELASALSSSSDNSSSDSSSSSSNTSSDSLASLLGSTSSTSTDSDTAKSIEAAALAKMIASLSKQYQLNATQSLGSQVTTAA
- a CDS encoding AI-2E family transporter; translated protein: MFNNDRLLVQILLLALFGACLWVLAPFISALLWGAILAYASWPLMRHLTHWLGGRETLAAGILTLCWMLLVVLPLVWLGFNLADHIRDATLFIRDVRVDGLPAAPDWLAGIPLVGERLVSVWDTLDHQGAAMLASAKPYFGQVGNFLLARSAQIGSGLLELTLSLVFVFFFYRDGPRLAAFVLGLLERLIGDRAAYYLDLVAGTVQRVVNGVIGTAAAQGLLALVGFLIAGVPGALVLGIGTFLLSLIPMGPPLIWLPVTAWLVWQSHYGMAVFMAIWGTLVISGVDNVLKPYLISRGGNLPLVIVLLGVFGGLLAFGFIGLFIGPTLLAVAYSLLLDWTRKRQPT
- a CDS encoding DUF4892 domain-containing protein gives rise to the protein MSLFSRLPWLALALPLAWAGLSQAASLDALAPADATVVDPRATSQQDRVYPMGAVRKISGQLRMDAQVAGKGELTSFTWELPAEHSAVQAFTTARTALQAEGAQLLYWCEARECGESSLWANEIFGNSRLYGADEQQAFLLLRRAAPDDNQLVALYSITRGNRRAYLHAEQWQGNLPLGELLPTSGTVLRELRSTGVLDYPALAGEPSPNWSALLARTLNQDVTMRVSLSGAHADAWRQALAAAGVRAARLEDGTTDTPGLHVEWLR
- a CDS encoding alpha/beta hydrolase is translated as MPNALEEIRLSLPHIELAAHLHGPADGAPVIALHGWLDNANSFARLAPQLHGLRIVALDLAGHGYSDHRPAGAGYALWDYAHDVLQVAEQLGWQRFALLGHSLGAIISVLLAAAMPDRVERLALIDGVIPPTGDATGAAQRLGEALQAQLQWRNKRKGVYVDMDRAVQARMHGKVPVSREAAELLAGRGLAPVPGGYSWRSDSRLTLPSPARLTEEQALAYVDQVRCPTCLIVAEQGILAARQDLLARLPFDVQRLPGDHHLHLNDEAGAASVARCINSFFAVP